The nucleotide window GTTGCCCGCGAAGATCTCCGCGAACGACTCGCCGACGACCGCGTCGATACCCCACCGCATCAGCGCCTGGGGCGCGTGCTCGCGGGAGGAGCCGCAGCCGAAGTTCGCGTTCGCCACCAGCACGCTCGCGTCGCGGAACCGATCCTCGTTGAACGGGTGTTCCTTCTCGTTGTCCTCGTCGTCGTAGCGCAGGTCGAAGAAGGCGAACTGGCCGAGCCCCTCGAAGGTGACCGCCTTCAGGTACCGCGCCGGAATGATCTGGTCGGTGTCGATGTCGTTGCCGCGGACCGGCACGCCCGTCCCAGAGACGTACTCGACCGTTTCGGCGGGGCCGTCCGCGTCCGCGCTCCCCGTACCGTCGTCGTTCGAACTCACGCTTCCGCCTCCTCGAGGGTCTCGAGGTCGCGGACGTCGGTCACCTCGCCGCGGACGGCCGCGGCCGCGACCATCACGGGACTCATCAGGACGGTCCTGCCGTCCTTCGAGCCCTGCCGGCCGACGAAGTTCCGGTTCGAGGATGACGCAGAGGCCTCGTCGCCCTCGAGCTGGTCCTCGTTCATGCCGAGACACATCGAGCAGCCCGCGTTGCGCCACTCGAAGCCGGCCTCGCGGAACGTGTCGGCGAGCCCTTCCTCCTCGGCGGCCCGCTGGACGTGCTGGCTGCCGGGGACGACCAGCGCGCGGACGTCCTCGTGGACCTCCCGGCCGCGGACGACCTGCGCCCCCCGCCGGAGGTCCGGCAGGCGCGCGTTCGTACACGAGCCGAGGAAGGCCACGTCCACCTGGTACCCCTGCATCGTCTCGCCGGGTTCCACGCGCATGTGGTCCTGCGCCCGGCGTGCTGTGTCCTGCTTGTCGGCGGGGAGGTCCTCGGGGGCCGGGATCGGCTCCGAGATGCCGACGCCCTGGCCGGGGGTCGTCCCCCAGGTCACCATCGGTTCGAGCGCGTCGCCGTCGATGGTGACGACGTCGTCGTACTCGGCGTCCCCGTCGGAAGCGACGGACTCCCAGTACGGCTTCAGCCGCTCGAACTCGTCCGGGTCGTCGCGGAACGCCTCGGTGTCGCCCAGCCACTCGAAGGTGGTCTCGTCGGGGTTGACGTAGCCCGCGCGGGCGCCGCCCTCGATGGACATGTTGCAGATGGACATCCGGCCCTCCATGCCCAACGACTCGACTGCGTCGCCGCCGTACTCGTACACGTAGCCGACGCCGCCGTCGGTGCCGAGCTTCCGGATGATCTGGAGGATGACGTCCTTCGCCTCGACGCCGTCGCCGAGTTCGCCGGTCACCTCGATCCGGCGCACGTCACTCTTCTCCATGGCGACGCAACCGGTCGCGAGCACGTCGCGGATCTGCGAGGTGCCGATCCCGAACGCCAGCGCGCCGAACGCGCCGTGCGTCGAGGTGTGCGAGTCGCCACAGACGATGGTCTTGCCCGGCTGGGTGAGCCCCTGTTCCGGACCGACGACGTGGACGATGCCCTGGTCGCCCGTCGACGGGTCGGCGAACTCGATGCCCGCGTCGCGGACGTTCTCCTCGAGTTCGCTCATCATCCGCTCGGCCGCGTCGTCGCCGTAGGGGCGCGACTGGTCTGCGGTCGGGACGATGTGGTCGACGGTCGCGTACGTCAGTTTCGGGTACGCGACCTCCATCTCGCGCTCGCGGAGCATGCCGAACGCCTGCGGGCTCGTCACCTCGTGGATGAGGTGGAGCCCGACGAACAGCTGGTCCTGGCCGGTCGGGAGCGTGGTCACCTTGTGCCGGTCCCACACCTTGTCGTACAGCGTTCCCTCGCTCATTCGTCGCTCCCTACGTTGCTCGGTCGTTCGAACCCACGGGTCCACACGTCGTTCGCTTCGGGGTACGGCGGCTCGTGACTCACGTCCGCCATCGACTCGTCGGTCCCGTCGGGTCGGCCCGAACCGTTCCGTCGGGTACGTCCGTGTCGGTCGTCGGCGCCGGGTCGCGGTGGCTCCTCGCCGCCGTCGGCCATCGCCGGTCCCCGGCGGTACACCGCCCAGAACGTCTCGCTCGTGTCGGGGTTGACGTGGCTCACGTCGGCCATCGTCCGGTCGTCCCCGTCCGACTGGTCGTCGGGGGTCGACGATCCGTCCGGGTCGTGTCGGTCGGTCATCCCCGCATCCCCACGCGGCCCTCCTCGTCCTCCTCCGTCTCGCTCCCCTCGGTCTCGCCGCCCCACGCGAAGAGGCTCCGGAGGTCCTCGCCGACCGCCTCGATGTCGTGGCTCTTCTCCGCGGCACGGAGCTGCGTGTAGGACGGGCGGCCGGCCTGGTTCTCGGCGATCCACTCGCGGGCGAACGTCCCGTTCTGGACGTCGTCGAGCACGGTCTCCATCCGCGCGCGGACCTCGTCGTTCACCACGTCGTCGCCGCGGGTGAGCCCGCCGTACTCGGCCGTGTCGGACACCGAGTCCCACATGTCGCCGAGCCCTCCCTCGTACATCAGGTCCACGATGAGCTTCAGCTCGTTCAGGCACTCGAAGTAGGCCATCTCGCGGCTGTACCCCGCGTCCACGAGCGTCTCGTACGCCTGCTTCACCAGCGCGGTGACGCCGCCGCACAGCACCGCCTGCTCGCCGAACAGGTCCGTCTCGGTCTCCTCGCGGAACGTGGTCTCGATGACCCCGGCGCGGGTGCAGCCGATGGCCTGGGCGTACGCGAGCGCCTCCTCCTTCGCGCGGCCAGTCTCGTCCTGATACACCGCGAGCAGGCCGGGCGTCCCCTGGTCCGCCTCGTAGTTCCGGCGGACGAGGTGGCCCGGCGACTTGGGGGCGATCATCGTCACGTCGACGCCCTCGGGCGGCCTGATCTGGTTGTAGTGGATGTTGAAGCCGTGCGCGAACTGGAGCGTCTGTCCCTCCTCGAGTTCGTCGCGGATGGCCTCGAACACGTCCGGCTGGACCGTGTCGGGCACGAGCATCGAGACGATGTCGGCCTCGGCGGCCGCCTCGACGGGCGTCGCGACGCGGAGGCCGTCGGCCTCGGCGGCGGCGCGCGAGGAGGAACTCTCGCGGAGGCCGACGATCACGTCGACCCCGCTGTCGTCGAGGTTCTGGGCGTGGGCGTGGCCCTGGCTGCCGTAGCCGAGCACGGCCACGGTCTTGTCGTCGATGTAGCTGCGATTCGCGTCGTCGTCGTAGTACACTGCGGATTCGAAGGTGTCGTCGTCAGTCATCGTAGTTTGGTGTCGCGTCGTCCGTTGCCGCCGAGTGCCCCGGCTCCTCGCCGGGCGTCGTCGGGGAGTCGCCGCGTTCGAGCGCGGTCTGGCCGGTCCGGGAGATCTCGATGATGCCGAACTGCCGGAACGCGTCGACCGCGTCGTCGATCTTCCGCTCGTGGCCCGTGATCTCCACGGTGATGGTACGCGGCCCGGCGTCGAGCGTCCGGCCCTCGTACATCTCGGTGATGGCGTGGACCTTGTCCGGCTCGTCGCCGCGGACCTTCAGGAGCACCAGCTCCGAACGCACCGCGTTATCGCCGAGCTCGCCGAGGGCGATGACGGGCTTCAGTTTTCCCAGCTGCTTCTTCGCCTGGTCGATGCCGGGCTCAGTCTCGTGGATGACCAGGGTGATCCTCGCGTGTCCCTCGACGGTCGTCGGCCCGACCGTGAGGCTCTCGATGTTGAACTGGCGCCGGGAGAACAGCCCGGAGACGCGCGAGAGCACGCCCGGCTCGTGATCGACGAGCGCCGAGATGACGGCCGTCCGCTGGGCAGGCTCGGCCTCGGCGTCGGGGTCGATCCGGATGCCCTGGGCGTTCCGCCGCGCGGTCGGCTGCGGCCGTTCGTCCGGCCGCGGCCCGGCCATCCCGCGCTCGGGAACGTGTGACTCGGCGCCGGTCCGCGTCGCGTGTTCGGCCGCCGGAGCGTCGGACGGGTGGGCGTCGAACCCCGCGCTCGCAGCCCCCGCGCCGGCGGCGCCGTCCGTCGCGTCGGTCGCCCCGTCCCGGCTCTCCGCGCCGGTCGCGTCGTCGGAATCGCTCATAGTTGGTCCTCCGTGAGCGCGAACTCGCCGTTGGCGCCGCCGCTCGACACCATCGGGTAGACGTTCTCGCGGGGGTCGATGTGGGCGTCGACGACGGATGGGCCGTCGTAGGCGAGCGCCTCGCCCACCACGTCGGCGACCTCGTCGTACGAGTCGATCCGGAACCCGCGCGCGCCGAACGCCTCGGCCAGCTTGTCGAACTCGGGCATCCAGTCGTACTCCGAGGCCATGTGGCGCCCCTCGAAGAAGGCGTCCTGCCACTGGCGGACCATCCCGATGTACTCGTTGTTGAGCACGACGACGGTGATGTCGAGGTTCTCGCGCACGGCCACGGAGAGCTCCTGGATCGTCATCAGGAACGAGCCGTCGCCGTCGAAGCAGACGATCTCGCGGTCGTCGTCGGCGGCCAGCCGCGCGCCGATGGCGCCCGGGAGGCCGTACCCCATCGTCCCGAGGCCGTGCGAGGAGACGAACGTGCGCGGCTCGGTGAACGTCCAGTACTGGGCCGCCCACATCTGGTGTTGTCCGACGCCGGTCGTGACGATGGCGTCGTCGCCGGTCGCGGCGTCGAACGCCTCGACGACGAACTGCGGCTTGACGGGTTCGTCCGCGTCGACCGCGTAGTCCATCGGGTACTCCTCGCGCCACGCGGTGCACTGCTCGCACCACTCCTTGGCGTCGGGCGAGCGCTCCATGGCGACCTCGAGCTGTTCGAGCACGGTGCCCGCGTCGCCGACAACCGGGTAGTCGGCGTGGACGTTCTTCGAGATCTCCGCCGGGTCGATGTCCACGTGGACGACGTCGGCGCCGGGCGCGAACGTGTCGACGCCGCCGGTCAGGCGGTCGTCGAAGCGCGTCCCGACCGCGATCAGGCAGTCGGTGTGGCTGATGGCCATGTTCGCGTAGCCGGTGCCGTGCATGCCCGCCCAGGAGAGACAGAGGTCGTCGTCCTCCGGGAACGAGCCGATGCCCGGCATCGTCGTCACGACGGGGATGCCATGTTCGCGCGCGAACGCCCTGGCCTCGTCGGTCGCGTCGCCCTTGACGACGCCGCCGCCGAACAGGCAGAGCGGTTTCTCCGCGCGCTCGATGACGCTCGCGGCCGCCTCGACCTCCTCGGCGTCGGCCTCGGGGTCGGGCTTCGAGCGTGCCGGCGCCTCGGGCAGCTTCGGCGCGCGGTCGGTCTCGCCGAAGGAGACGTCCTTCGGGAGGTCGACGAGCGTCGGGCCCGGTCGGCCGACCTCGGCGAGCGCGAACGCCTCGCCGACGACGTCGCCGACGGTCTTCGAGTCGCTCGCGAAGTAGTTGTGCTTCGTGATGGGCGCCGTGACGCCGGTCGTGTCGGTCTCCTGGAACGCGTCGGAGCCGACCATGTGGCTCGGAACCTGACCGGTCAGCGCGAGCATCGCGTCCGAGTCCATCGACGCGTCGGCGATGCCGGTGACGAGGTTCGTCGCGCCCGGGCCCGAGGTGGCGAGACAGACGCCGGGCGTGCCGGTCACCACGCCGTACGCATCGGCGGCGTGGGCGGCGCCCTGCTCGTGGGCCATGGTCACGTGCTCGATGCTCGAACTGTACAGCGCGTCGTAGACGGGCATGATGGCGCCCCCCTGGACGCCGAATGCGGTCTCGACGTCGGCCGATTCGAGGGCGGCGACGACGGCGGCGGCACCGTTCGCCGGCGCGACGGTAGTCGCGTCCGCGCTCGCCTCCTCGTCCTCGGCCGCGTCGGCCGCGGGGTTGGCGGATTCGCTCATGTCCTGTCTCCTGTCGGGTGTCGTGTCATCTGCTGGTCGTTGTGGATCCTGTCGGTCGGCGGTACGGTCGAACGGGGTCTTGAGAACGGTGTTGTGTAGGGGTAGCTAGACCCCTACAATAATCGCGACGGCCGTCACTACGCCGGGAACGCGGGCGTGAGTGACCGGTGCCGTCTTCATCTCGTCCTCCGGTATCGGCCCGACGGCTAAAACCTTGTCCCGCCCGGCAATCGTTGCGCGGACGGTTCACCCGCCGCTGGACGGGGCGGTCGGCCGTCGGGGGAGCCATCAGACCGTCGCCCCCCGCTCCCGCTCGTCGTCCGGACGATCGACGCCCTCTCGTTCGGCGAAGCGCCGGACGTCGTCCATCGTGACGCGCTCGTCCGCGCCGTAGTCCTTCACCCGACGGGTGACCGCGCGGACCTCCGAGTCGGTCGGGTCGAACCCGTCCTCGCGCAGTCGCTGGCGGACGGAGTGGGTGCCCGTGTGCTTGCCCATCACGAACTCCCGCTCCGCGCCGACCATCTCCGGGGTCATCACGCCGGGCTCGAACGTGTCGCTGTTCTCGATGACACCGGCGGCGTGGATGCCGGACTCGTGGGAGAAGGCGTTGCGGCCGACGACCGGCTTGTTCGCGGGCACCGGCATGTCGCTCGCCGCCTCGACGATGCGGGACAGCTCGGTGATGCGCGTCGTATCGATGCCGGTGTCGGCGCCGTACAGCGACTCGGCGCCCATCACGACCTCCTCGAGCGCGGCGTTGCCGGCGCGTTCGCCGATGCCGTTCACGGACACCTGCATCTGGGCCGCGCCGGCCTCGACGCCGGCCAGCGCGTTCGCGGCGGCCAGCCCGAAGTCGTCGTGCGTATGCACGTCGACGCGGCCGTCGGTGTGCTCGCGGACGACCTCGATGAGGTCGCCGAAGCGCCGGGGCGTGGCGACCCCGCACGTGTCGGGGACGTTGATCCAGTCGACGCCGACCTCGTCGACGGCCTCGATGACCTCGACGAGGAACGACTCGTCCGTGCGCGTGGCGTCCATCGGCGAGAACATCACGTCGACGCCGGCGTCGCGGACGCGCTGGACCGACTCGACCGCACGCTCCACGACCTCCTCTCGCGTGGCGTGCATCGAGTCCTCGATCTGCACGTCGCTCGTGGAGACGAACGTGTGGACCATGTCGACCCCCGAGTCGAGCGCCGCCTCGATGTCGGCATCGACCACGCGGGCGAGCCCGCAGGTCGTCGCGTCGGTGGCCGCGGCGATGTCCGAGACCGCCTCGAACTCGGCGTCGGAGTTGACCGGGAACCCCGCCTCGACGACGTGGACCCCCATCTCCGACAGCACCGCGGCTATCTCGCGTTTCTGTTCGTAGTCGAACGACGTGCGTGGCGACTGCTCGCCGTCACGGAGCGTCGTGTCGAAAATCCTGACCGTCTCGAACTCGTCAGTTGCACTCAGCGTGCCCTGGAAGAACTCGTTCCGCCGGACTGGGTACCGACGAGTCCTGATTATGGGACATCAACAGACCGTGGGGGAGAACTCCTTGTAAAGCGTTGTGGTCGGACACATCGTACGGTCCCGACGTGGACCCTTTGGGTGACGCTCTCACCCGAAAATCGACGGACTGCGGCGACTACTATCCAACCCATATACCTTATACGTATTAATATTCTGTCTTCGATGCGGTGGCCGTTCGTTCACATCTGTCGCAGTGGCGGCACGCCACGACCGGCAGTCGTCCACTTCCGCCGAGTCCCACGGCCCGCTCGTGGGGCGCCCGAAGGATCTTCCCGAGCGGAGGTCCCCAAGCATCGTTCACCTCGACAGAACGACGGTTCCCCAGCACACATCGACGGACGGGCGTCGGACGACTACCGAACGCTTTTGCCCGGTCACTCCGAGTTGGGGCCAATGACCGAGTTCGGCCTCGACCTCCAGGAAGCCGAGGAGCAACTGGACGAGGAGGTCGCGGGCGAGGTCGTCCTCGGGGTGCTCGACGGCACCACCGACCCGACGGTGTGGATCCGGAACGTGGAGTACGGGAACGTCCTCGTGCTCGCAGTGGCCGGGGACCTCAACGAACTCGCCGGCGGGTTCGCCCGCGAGGTGTCCGACATGGGCGGGGAGCTCTCCCACTTCCGGGGGTTCCTCATCGTCTCCCCGCCGAACGTCGCCATCAACACCGACCGGCTGCGGAGTTGAGCGTTCGCGTCCAGTTCTCGCGAGCGCCGGCTACGCCGGCAGCAGGACCAGATGGTGCCCGTCGGGGTCGTAGAGTTCGACGCTACCGTCGTCGTGCTCCAGCAACCGGACCGAGGGCAGGTCCCCGAACGCGCGTTCGGCGGCCGCCGCCGGGTCGGCGACCCTGACGCCGAAGTCGACGTGGGCGCCCCCGCGTGCGCCCGCGAGCCCGAGTTGCGGCTCCCAGAGCTCCAGGTCGAACGGACGAGGGGCGTCGCTGTCGCTCCCCATTCCGGTTCCGTCCGTCTCCGGGTCACCGCCGCTCGCGTCCGCGTCCGACCCGTCGTCCACGGTCGGCCCGCGCAGCCGCACCCGCCTGCGTTTCGTGCCCCGGTCGACCGGCTCGAAGCCGAGCGCTCGGTAGGACCGCTCCGCCGCGTCGACGTTCGCCACCTCCAGGACCACCTCGAACACCCCGACGAGACCCCGTCCGCCGTCGGCCAACCCGGCGATCTCTGGACAGTGACTGTCGTCGTCGAACGGGTACAGCGAGCGGAACGACCCGAAGGCGACCTCCTCGGCGTCGGGGAACTGCGCCCGCCAGGAGTCGTACTCCGTCCGGGGCGTCTCGAAGGCGAAGTGGACGTGCAGACCGCCGCGCGGGACCGAGGTGGGTCGCCGGCAGACCAGTTCGGTCCCGCCGACGTCGAACGCGAGTTCCGTGTCGCCGCGTCGCGTCGGGACGAGACTGAGCCTGTCCGCGTAGAAGTCGGCGGCCCGGTCCAGGTCGTGTACCTCCAGCGCGAGGTGCGCGAGCGCGGGGGTCCGTCTCACCAGTGAGCGTGCGCGGCGCCGGCACTTAAGCCCGAGGCGTCCATGGGTTCGGCTATGCCGATGAAAGCGTCCGGCGAACCCGACCTGCAAGTCGTAGATCGGTTCGACGGCGGCGTCGGCTGGCTCGCGTACCCCGACGAGTCGATGGCACGGGCCAGTCACGCACTCGCCGTGGACGGGGACGTGTGGGTGGTCGACCCCGTCGACGCGCCCGGCGTCGACGACCTCCTCGCGGATCTGGACGGGGACGTCGCCGGGACGGTGGTCTGTCTCGATCGCCACTCGCGAGACGCCGCCGAGATCGCGACCCGGCACGACGTCCCGGTCTACGTGCCCGACTGGATGACCGGCGTCGCCTCGGAGCTCGACGCGCCCGTCCAGCGGTTCGGACGCGAACTCGGCGGCCTCTCCGCGATCCGGGTCCGGGACTCCACCATCCCGCCGTGGCAGGAGGTCGCGCTCGTGGACGCCGAGTCGGGGACGCTGTACGTGCCCGAGGCGGTCGGGACGTCCGTGTACTTCCTGACGCGGGGGGAGCGGCTCGGGGTCCACCCGATGCTCCGGCTCGTGCCGCCGCGTCGGGCGCTCGGCAGACGCTCCCCGGAACGCGTGCTCGTCGGCCACGGGTCGGGCGTACACGACGGCGCGGGGGCGGCGCTGGAGACGGCGCTTCGCGAGTCACGGGGGAACGCGCCAAGCCTGTACCTGAAGACGCTCCGCTCGTTCCTGAGATAGGTCACTGGATGCGGCCGAGGACGGGTCTGGTGACGACCGCGACCGTCCGCGGGTTTTTGGTGGGCGCGACTGCACTATCCCCCGTGGTACTCCTCACGCGCGACCTGCTGACCGTGTTGCTCGAGCGGGCCGCGACGGCGGAGCCCGAGGGTGTGAACGTCCTGCTCGATATGACTCCGGCGGGCGAACTCCAGGGCGACACCGGCGGCCTCGACCCGTCAGTGCCCGTGCTCACGCACTTCTACTTCCCCGAGGCGGGTGGCTCCGTCAGGGCCGTGTTCGGCATGGACCTCGGGACGCCCGCCGGACGGGCACGGTTCATCTCCCACCCCGACGGCGATCCGACGCTCAGGGAGACGGACGACCTCGCGGCCGTGGTGCTTGTGACGGTCCCCCCGTTCGGCGAGAGCGACGTCTCGGCGTACGACCGGCGCGGGACGGGGCTCGACCTCCGGATCGTCGACGCCGCGCCGCCGGAGGAACGGATCGAGGAGCCCTGAGCGGTCGAACCACGGATCTCGACGCTACTCCAGGTAGCCGAGGTCGCGCAGCTGGTCGGTGATCTCGTCGAACTCCGCCTCCGTCAGCGCGCCCTGTTTCTGATGCTGGATGACGATGCTCCGGAGGAGGAAGCGCACGAGGTCGCTGGTCGAGGAGAAACTCGTCCCCTCGATCGTCTCCTCCACACGTTCGGCGAGGTCCTTCGGGATGGAGACGGTGGTGTACTCGGTCACACATTCGGGTCCGGTCGTCACCGGCATAAGCGCGGCGCCTCTCCCGAACACGGCCTCCCTGGAGCCCTCCGCGGTCGGGCGACCGCCCCGTCACCCCCGCGTTTTAGGTCCCCCGGTGACAACGCCACGGCGATGGCACGCAGACCGCCGCAGGGTGGCTCCGGTGACCGGGAGGCCGTCGAGTTCGGCATCGCCGTGCTAGATGCCCGACTCGACGACGCCGGGGTGACGTTCCCGGCGACCGCCGAGGAGGTCCTGTCGGAACTCGACGACACGAAGGTCGCGTACGACGCCTCGGGTCACACGTTGGACCTCCGGGATGCCTTCGCGGAGGTCGACGCCGAGCGCTTCGAGTCCGAGACGGAACTGCTCAACGCGGTCTACCCGGCCTTCGAGGCGCGACGCAAGCGGGCGGC belongs to Halorarum halophilum and includes:
- the leuD gene encoding 3-isopropylmalate dehydratase small subunit, translated to MSSNDDGTGSADADGPAETVEYVSGTGVPVRGNDIDTDQIIPARYLKAVTFEGLGQFAFFDLRYDDEDNEKEHPFNEDRFRDASVLVANANFGCGSSREHAPQALMRWGIDAVVGESFAEIFAGNCLALGVPTVTADHESINALQQWVDDNPDGEIDVDVAAETLRYGDNEMSVSVDEAQRRALVEGEWDTTALMKANAGAVRETAGSLPYVTDDHLPEASD
- the leuC gene encoding 3-isopropylmalate dehydratase large subunit, with protein sequence MSEGTLYDKVWDRHKVTTLPTGQDQLFVGLHLIHEVTSPQAFGMLREREMEVAYPKLTYATVDHIVPTADQSRPYGDDAAERMMSELEENVRDAGIEFADPSTGDQGIVHVVGPEQGLTQPGKTIVCGDSHTSTHGAFGALAFGIGTSQIRDVLATGCVAMEKSDVRRIEVTGELGDGVEAKDVILQIIRKLGTDGGVGYVYEYGGDAVESLGMEGRMSICNMSIEGGARAGYVNPDETTFEWLGDTEAFRDDPDEFERLKPYWESVASDGDAEYDDVVTIDGDALEPMVTWGTTPGQGVGISEPIPAPEDLPADKQDTARRAQDHMRVEPGETMQGYQVDVAFLGSCTNARLPDLRRGAQVVRGREVHEDVRALVVPGSQHVQRAAEEEGLADTFREAGFEWRNAGCSMCLGMNEDQLEGDEASASSSNRNFVGRQGSKDGRTVLMSPVMVAAAAVRGEVTDVRDLETLEEAEA
- the ilvC gene encoding ketol-acid reductoisomerase codes for the protein MTDDDTFESAVYYDDDANRSYIDDKTVAVLGYGSQGHAHAQNLDDSGVDVIVGLRESSSSRAAAEADGLRVATPVEAAAEADIVSMLVPDTVQPDVFEAIRDELEEGQTLQFAHGFNIHYNQIRPPEGVDVTMIAPKSPGHLVRRNYEADQGTPGLLAVYQDETGRAKEEALAYAQAIGCTRAGVIETTFREETETDLFGEQAVLCGGVTALVKQAYETLVDAGYSREMAYFECLNELKLIVDLMYEGGLGDMWDSVSDTAEYGGLTRGDDVVNDEVRARMETVLDDVQNGTFAREWIAENQAGRPSYTQLRAAEKSHDIEAVGEDLRSLFAWGGETEGSETEEDEEGRVGMRG
- the ilvN gene encoding acetolactate synthase small subunit; translation: MAGPRPDERPQPTARRNAQGIRIDPDAEAEPAQRTAVISALVDHEPGVLSRVSGLFSRRQFNIESLTVGPTTVEGHARITLVIHETEPGIDQAKKQLGKLKPVIALGELGDNAVRSELVLLKVRGDEPDKVHAITEMYEGRTLDAGPRTITVEITGHERKIDDAVDAFRQFGIIEISRTGQTALERGDSPTTPGEEPGHSAATDDATPNYDD
- the ilvB gene encoding biosynthetic-type acetolactate synthase large subunit, with translation MSESANPAADAAEDEEASADATTVAPANGAAAVVAALESADVETAFGVQGGAIMPVYDALYSSSIEHVTMAHEQGAAHAADAYGVVTGTPGVCLATSGPGATNLVTGIADASMDSDAMLALTGQVPSHMVGSDAFQETDTTGVTAPITKHNYFASDSKTVGDVVGEAFALAEVGRPGPTLVDLPKDVSFGETDRAPKLPEAPARSKPDPEADAEEVEAAASVIERAEKPLCLFGGGVVKGDATDEARAFAREHGIPVVTTMPGIGSFPEDDDLCLSWAGMHGTGYANMAISHTDCLIAVGTRFDDRLTGGVDTFAPGADVVHVDIDPAEISKNVHADYPVVGDAGTVLEQLEVAMERSPDAKEWCEQCTAWREEYPMDYAVDADEPVKPQFVVEAFDAATGDDAIVTTGVGQHQMWAAQYWTFTEPRTFVSSHGLGTMGYGLPGAIGARLAADDDREIVCFDGDGSFLMTIQELSVAVRENLDITVVVLNNEYIGMVRQWQDAFFEGRHMASEYDWMPEFDKLAEAFGARGFRIDSYDEVADVVGEALAYDGPSVVDAHIDPRENVYPMVSSGGANGEFALTEDQL
- a CDS encoding LeuA family protein; this translates as MIRTRRYPVRRNEFFQGTLSATDEFETVRIFDTTLRDGEQSPRTSFDYEQKREIAAVLSEMGVHVVEAGFPVNSDAEFEAVSDIAAATDATTCGLARVVDADIEAALDSGVDMVHTFVSTSDVQIEDSMHATREEVVERAVESVQRVRDAGVDVMFSPMDATRTDESFLVEVIEAVDEVGVDWINVPDTCGVATPRRFGDLIEVVREHTDGRVDVHTHDDFGLAAANALAGVEAGAAQMQVSVNGIGERAGNAALEEVVMGAESLYGADTGIDTTRITELSRIVEAASDMPVPANKPVVGRNAFSHESGIHAAGVIENSDTFEPGVMTPEMVGAEREFVMGKHTGTHSVRQRLREDGFDPTDSEVRAVTRRVKDYGADERVTMDDVRRFAEREGVDRPDDERERGATV
- a CDS encoding DUF5779 family protein, encoding MTEFGLDLQEAEEQLDEEVAGEVVLGVLDGTTDPTVWIRNVEYGNVLVLAVAGDLNELAGGFAREVSDMGGELSHFRGFLIVSPPNVAINTDRLRS
- a CDS encoding VOC family protein, coding for MRRTPALAHLALEVHDLDRAADFYADRLSLVPTRRGDTELAFDVGGTELVCRRPTSVPRGGLHVHFAFETPRTEYDSWRAQFPDAEEVAFGSFRSLYPFDDDSHCPEIAGLADGGRGLVGVFEVVLEVANVDAAERSYRALGFEPVDRGTKRRRVRLRGPTVDDGSDADASGGDPETDGTGMGSDSDAPRPFDLELWEPQLGLAGARGGAHVDFGVRVADPAAAAERAFGDLPSVRLLEHDDGSVELYDPDGHHLVLLPA
- a CDS encoding MPN domain-containing protein; protein product: MVLLTRDLLTVLLERAATAEPEGVNVLLDMTPAGELQGDTGGLDPSVPVLTHFYFPEAGGSVRAVFGMDLGTPAGRARFISHPDGDPTLRETDDLAAVVLVTVPPFGESDVSAYDRRGTGLDLRIVDAAPPEERIEEP
- a CDS encoding ribbon-helix-helix domain-containing protein — translated: MTEYTTVSIPKDLAERVEETIEGTSFSSTSDLVRFLLRSIVIQHQKQGALTEAEFDEITDQLRDLGYLE
- a CDS encoding DUF5789 family protein — its product is MARRPPQGGSGDREAVEFGIAVLDARLDDAGVTFPATAEEVLSELDDTKVAYDASGHTLDLRDAFAEVDAERFESETELLNAVYPAFEARRKRAADSLIARLRALLPM